One Glycine soja cultivar W05 chromosome 2, ASM419377v2, whole genome shotgun sequence genomic region harbors:
- the LOC114373733 gene encoding classical arabinogalactan protein 9-like, which translates to MASRKRARTEDILSSSNLPPSTAPMEPDAQQAHPIIPMLQSLFRGQLMIVYNQQELAHNKPVISMEQFLEKVAWPEAQLPLVRSPEVVPSSPVPARTEPRPAEPQPPVADPPVSPEVEILSPPPAPSAPPLIIIPDDSADETAAPPDSPS; encoded by the coding sequence ATGGCATCGAGAAAGAGAGCAAGAACTGAAGACATCCTTTCATCTTCCAACTTACCTCCTTCGACAGCACCCATGGAACCAGATGCTCAACAAGCTCATCCCATAATTCCTATGTTGCAGAGCTTATTCAGGGGGCAGTTGATGATTGTTTACAACCAGCAGGAGTTAGCTCACAACAAGCCAGTTATATCCATGGAGCAATTTCTGGAAAAGGTGGCTTGGCCTGAAGCTCAGCTTCCTCTGGTGAGATCCCCCGAGGTTGTTCCTTCCAGTCCTGTACCAGCAAGGACAGAGCCAAGACCAGCAGAGCCACAACCTCCGGTAGCAGATCCACCTGTTTCTCCTGAGGTTGAAATACTATCTCCTCCACCAGCTCCATCGGCACCACCTCTGATAATCATTCCCGATGACTCAGCTGATGAAACTGCTGCTCctcctgattcaccatcatGA